A single Vespula vulgaris chromosome 3, iyVesVulg1.1, whole genome shotgun sequence DNA region contains:
- the LOC127062745 gene encoding odorant receptor 13a-like isoform X1 codes for MTSPIFELKFIGTMIGATYYTVTYTAVDTFLAMLVLHVCGQLSRLQNELINLNSSTREEFHFKLSYIVKRHDYLNRFIETIEDEFNIMLLFQILGCTVQLCMECFQGLLLMAGKGEQIPLVEMFFFAFYIVYVLLQLYLYCYVGERLWSESTEVARAAYECKWYEFLPNEARSLILIIRRSRSPLRLTAGKFCNFNHELYNSVLKTSMGYLSVLRATMIKEE; via the exons ATGACTAGTCCaatattcgaattaaaattcatcGGTACAATGATAGGTGCGACTTACTATACAGTAACGTATACAGCAGTAGACACTTTCCTAGCCATGTTGGTCCTTCACGTGTGTGGACAACTTTCGAGGCTACAAAACGAATTGATCAATTTAAATTCTTCTACAAGAgaagaatttcatttcaaattaAGTTATATCGTAAAAAGGCACGATTATCTGAACAG ATTCATCGAGACGATAGAAGACGAGTTCAACATAATGCTCCTTTTTCAAATACTTGGCTGTACCGTGCAACTCTGTATGGAATGTTTTCAAGGACTTCTG TTAATGGCCGGTAAAGGAGAACAGATACCCTTAGTAGAGATGTTCTTCTTCGCATTCTACATCGTTTACGTTCTACTTCAACTATATCTCTATTGCTACGTCGGTGAAAGACTTTGGTCCGAG AGTACCGAAGTTGCTCGCGCCGCATACGAATGTAAATGGTACGAATTCCTACCGAACGAGGCTAGATCATTGATATTGATAATCCGTCGATCGCGGTCTCCTTTGCGTCTGACAGCAGGCAAATTCTGTAATTTCAATCATGAACTCTACAACAGC GTATTGAAGACATCAATGGGCTATCTATCCGTTTTACGTGCAACAATGATAAAGGAAGAATGA
- the LOC127062745 gene encoding odorant receptor 13a-like isoform X2: protein MLVLHVCGQLSRLQNELINLNSSTREEFHFKLSYIVKRHDYLNRFIETIEDEFNIMLLFQILGCTVQLCMECFQGLLLMAGKGEQIPLVEMFFFAFYIVYVLLQLYLYCYVGERLWSESTEVARAAYECKWYEFLPNEARSLILIIRRSRSPLRLTAGKFCNFNHELYNSVLKTSMGYLSVLRATMIKEE from the exons ATGTTGGTCCTTCACGTGTGTGGACAACTTTCGAGGCTACAAAACGAATTGATCAATTTAAATTCTTCTACAAGAgaagaatttcatttcaaattaAGTTATATCGTAAAAAGGCACGATTATCTGAACAG ATTCATCGAGACGATAGAAGACGAGTTCAACATAATGCTCCTTTTTCAAATACTTGGCTGTACCGTGCAACTCTGTATGGAATGTTTTCAAGGACTTCTG TTAATGGCCGGTAAAGGAGAACAGATACCCTTAGTAGAGATGTTCTTCTTCGCATTCTACATCGTTTACGTTCTACTTCAACTATATCTCTATTGCTACGTCGGTGAAAGACTTTGGTCCGAG AGTACCGAAGTTGCTCGCGCCGCATACGAATGTAAATGGTACGAATTCCTACCGAACGAGGCTAGATCATTGATATTGATAATCCGTCGATCGCGGTCTCCTTTGCGTCTGACAGCAGGCAAATTCTGTAATTTCAATCATGAACTCTACAACAGC GTATTGAAGACATCAATGGGCTATCTATCCGTTTTACGTGCAACAATGATAAAGGAAGAATGA